In Sulfitobacter albidus, the following proteins share a genomic window:
- a CDS encoding GlxA family transcriptional regulator: MTDTPKSYAFLLVPGFSTLGFSCALDVLSLANHHPSGREFYRWRLISETGGPVAAYNGVQINVDAGLEPLHRNETLIVCAGENAGQSASKPLLSWLRREARAGHDFGALSSGTYILALAGLIGGRRVTTHWEYKTALAEMLPDVIMEDTIFSVDGRIFTSAGGAASMDMMLHRLRDDYGADLATWVADQMIYTAPRNHSDAQRMSLQTRPEVRNPKLLMAMQIMENNIEDPLTPEEIATVIGLSTRQLERLFARHLSISPKRYYLRIRLEKGRNLLRQTQLSVTDVCIACGFKSLSHFSKSYRAAYGISPGLEATDGKVLWAGRA; encoded by the coding sequence ATGACCGACACGCCCAAATCATACGCCTTTCTGCTGGTGCCCGGCTTTTCGACTCTCGGCTTTTCTTGCGCGCTCGATGTGTTGTCGCTGGCCAATCACCACCCGTCGGGGCGCGAATTCTACCGCTGGCGGCTGATATCGGAAACCGGCGGCCCCGTCGCCGCCTACAATGGCGTGCAAATCAACGTCGACGCGGGGCTGGAGCCGTTGCACCGCAATGAGACGCTGATCGTCTGCGCGGGCGAGAACGCGGGCCAATCGGCGTCAAAACCCCTGCTCAGCTGGCTGCGCCGCGAGGCGCGGGCGGGCCATGATTTTGGCGCGCTGTCATCAGGCACCTACATCCTCGCGCTGGCCGGTTTGATCGGCGGCAGGCGCGTAACGACCCATTGGGAATACAAGACGGCGCTCGCCGAAATGCTGCCCGACGTCATCATGGAGGATACGATATTTTCCGTCGACGGGCGTATCTTCACCTCTGCGGGCGGGGCCGCGTCGATGGATATGATGCTGCACCGATTGCGCGACGACTACGGCGCGGATCTGGCGACATGGGTGGCCGATCAGATGATCTATACCGCGCCGCGCAACCACTCCGACGCGCAGCGCATGTCCCTGCAAACCCGCCCAGAGGTGCGCAATCCCAAGCTGCTCATGGCCATGCAGATCATGGAAAACAACATCGAAGACCCCCTGACCCCCGAAGAGATCGCCACAGTGATCGGCCTGTCGACCCGCCAGCTGGAACGGCTGTTCGCGCGCCACCTGTCAATCTCACCCAAACGCTACTACCTGCGCATCCGCCTGGAAAAGGGCCGCAACCTGCTGCGTCAAACCCAGCTTTCGGTGACAGATGTCTGCATCGCCTGCGGCTTCAAATCGCTTTCGCATTTCTCAAAAAGCTACCGCGCGGCATACGGCATCTCTCCGGGTCTTGAGGCCACGGATGGCAAGGTGCTGTGGGCGGGGCGGGCCTAA
- a CDS encoding glutathione peroxidase, with translation MRMVWTVLASLAAGMATAAPGEAVFPSIDGGEIALSDFRGQPVLVVNTASQCAFTRQYEGLQALQDRYADRGLVVLAVPSDDFNQELETAEEIKEFCEINYNLTLPMTDMTHVRGPQAHPFYRDVQADTGFTPRWNFNKVLLNGEGDVVRTWGSSARPLSASVTGEIEALLD, from the coding sequence ATGCGCATGGTCTGGACAGTTTTGGCAAGCCTTGCGGCGGGGATGGCCACGGCCGCGCCGGGTGAGGCGGTATTTCCCTCGATTGACGGGGGCGAAATTGCGCTGAGCGATTTTCGTGGGCAGCCTGTTTTGGTGGTCAACACCGCCTCGCAATGCGCGTTCACGCGGCAGTACGAGGGGCTTCAGGCGCTTCAGGATAGGTATGCGGATCGCGGATTGGTGGTGCTGGCGGTACCATCGGATGATTTCAACCAAGAGCTGGAGACAGCCGAAGAGATCAAGGAATTCTGCGAGATTAACTATAACCTCACCCTGCCTATGACCGATATGACCCACGTGCGGGGACCGCAGGCGCATCCGTTCTACCGCGATGTGCAGGCCGATACGGGATTCACCCCGCGGTGGAATTTCAACAAGGTATTGCTGAACGGTGAGGGTGATGTGGTGCGCACGTGGGGCTCGTCGGCGCGGCCGCTTTCGGCGTCTGTCACCGGGGAAATCGAGGCACTGCTGGATTAG